GGCGCACGGCTTCCTGCCAGGTCGAATGGCCCCAGCCTTTGAAGCGCGTGTATTCTTCGTCGGTATAGGTGCTGTCATAGACGACGATATCGGCACCTTCGATCAAGGTCAGAATCACCGGATCGAGCGCCTTTGGGTCATGCTCGCAATCGGTGACGTAGCAGATCGACTTGCCTTCCCAGTCGACCCGATAGCCGGTGGCGCCGTTGGGATGGTTGAGCGGGCAGGTCTGGACCTTGAGGCCCGGATAGGGTTCCAGCGTCTCCCCGGCGATGAAATCATGGTACACGGGCTGGGCGGAAAAGATCTCGAGGGGCACCGGGAAGAACGGCTCGGCCATCAGCCCGGCGAGCGATTCCTTCAACGTGCGGTCCGGCTTCAGATGACCAGCCCAGATGCGGATCTGGCTGCCCGGGACATAAAGGGGCGCAAAGAAGGGCAGGCCGACGACATGATCGATATGAGTATGCGTGAAAAAGAGATCCGCATCGACCGGGCCTTGGGCGGCGAGCTCGCGTCCCAACTGGCGAATACCGGTGCCGGCGTCGAACACAAGAACGTGGGGGCCAGCGCGCACTTCGAGGCAGGAGGTATTGCCACCGTAGCGCACATATTCTGGACCGGAACAGGAAAGGGAGCCACGTACTCCCCAAAAGCGAACGGAGAAACCACCCGATTGCGACAAAACACTCAATCCTTTTTCGGCGTCCCCGTCTATTAGACCGCCATCCCTTAAGGCCGGTTTCACCCTGCTACCCGGCGCGCCCGAATGATGGCATTGTTTGCGGCGATTGCAAAGTGAGGCGGTAAGCTTTTGCCAAAGTTCAGTTTATGGCCGTTTAGAGCCCGATACCGGAGTATGGTTATTGAACGTTAACAGAGAGCAGACCTTTTGGCCGGTGGTCCTGCTCGGGGTCGGGATCAGTGCCTTCGGAGCCTTTCTGCAGTTCAAACTGCCCCCGGTCCTGCCGGCCTTTCTGAACGACTATCCGCACAGCGCCGATGTCGCTGCCGGTTTCATGTCGGTCTTTGCCGCGGTCGGTCTGCTTGCCTCGGCGCCGATCGGGCGCCTCCTGGAGCGGCATGCCCTGATGTGGGCACTCCTGGTCGGACTCGGTGTGGCCGGCCTTGGCATCGCGCTTGGCCTTGTCGCGCCGCAATCCGGGTTGCTGATGCTGGTGGCGCGCGGACTCGAGGGTTTCACCTTCGCCATCTTCGCCCTCATCGGTCCGGTGATCGCGAACTCGGCGGCTTCGCGCCGCGACCTTGGCCTGGTTACCGGTTTCATTGCCGCGTGGATCCCCATCGGACAATTGCTGGCTGGCCTGCTCGCCCTGGCGGGCGCCGATTGGCGTGCCTTGTGGCTGATCAATCTTGCCCTCATGGTGCCGTTGCTCGGGCTGGCTCTGTTCCAGCGTCGCTGGCTGGGACCGATCAAGCGTCCCACGGCTGCCGCCCGCACTATCAAGACCGATCTTGGCCTTGTGATCGGCGCCGGCATCTTCCTGCTGTGGTCGCTGCAGTTCTTTGCCTTCATGACATGGCTCACCAAATATCTCACCGGCGAGCTGCATCTCAGCGCCAGGCTGGCGATCACGGCCTATCTGCTGCCGGTGGTGGTCGTGATGCTGTTCAACATCGCCACCGGTTGGCTACTGGCACGAGGCCTGAAACTGCTGCCGGCGCTGGTGGCGGCATTGCTGCTGCAAGCGGTCGTCTGGTTGTCGGCACCTTGGCTTGACGGCATTCCAGGCATTCTGATGCTGATCGCCTTCGGGATCGGCGCCGGCGTGGCACCCGCCTGCTTTTTCCATCTGCCGCATCATCTCGGGCAGGCGGGTCCCAAGGCTTATGGCGTGCCGATGACCGGGCGCAATTCCGGCGTGTTCCTGGGGCCGATCCTGATGGCCTGGCTGTTCCAGGGCACCCTTGGCTGGGCAGGCGCTGCCTTCGTCGTGGCAGGCATCACGACGCTGGCGGCAGTGCTGGCCCTGTTCCTTGCGCCACGCCTCAGGCTGCGCGATCACCTCAGGCAGCGCGCTCAGGGAACCAGCTTGTAGCCGCCGGCATCGGTGATCAGGATCTGCGCCTTGGCCGGATCCTTCTCGATCTTCTGGCGCAGGCGATAGACATGGGTCTCCAGCGTGTGCGTGGTGACGCCGGCATTGTAGCCCCAGACCTCGCCCAGCAATGTTTCGCGACCGACCGCGCGCTGCTCGGCGCGGTAGAGATATTTCAGGATCGCGGTCTCTTTCTCGGTAAGGCGGATCTTCTTGTTGGCCTTCTCGTCGACCAGCATCTTCACATTGGGCTTGAAGACATAGGGACCGATCGGGATCAGCGCGTCCTCGCTATGCTCATGCTGGCGCAGATGGGCGCGGAGGCGCGCCAGCAATTCACCCAGGCGAAAGGGTTTGGAGATGTAGTCATTGGCGCCCATATCGAGGCCGCGGATGGTATCCGCCTCGCCGGACGATGCGGTCACCATGATGATGGGCACGCTGATGCCGGCCTTGCGCAGCGACTGGCATACCTGGCGACCATCGCCATCGGGCAGCCCGACATCGAGCAGGATCGCATCGGGCTTTTCGCGCTGCGCGACCGTCAAGGCTTCTGCTGCCGTGCCGGCTTCGACGCAGGTGAATTCGCCGTCGACGGCCAATTGTTCGGCCAGGGTCTTGCGCAGGGCCTCGTCATCGTCGACGAGCAGAATGCGGCGCTGGTGGGTCAAGCTCATGAGTGAGGCAACTCCCCTAATTCTCTGGTTGAGATAACATCGCCCCTGGCGACTGACAAGGGATTCACGAGAATATTACGTAATCTCGCGGGTTTAGCGGCGGGGACAGGATGCCGCGGCAGGGCCTTCCGGCCCTGGGGTGGGCTTGACCGGATCAATAAATAATCCCCATATGCGCAAGAAGCTATCACGGCCGCGCGGGTTCTTTCCTGCGGCCGCGCCCAGCCACCCAAGCCAGTATCGCGACCCGGGATTGCCATGACGCCGATCGATCCGGCCGCCCTCGACCCAAGTGTCTGGACGGCAACCTGCCTTGCCCAAGTTGAACGCGCCGTGGCCGAACTGCGCCGCGGCGGCGTTGTCGCCTTGCTGGAAGGGGAGAAGGCGGCTCTGGTGCTGGCGGCCGAGACGGTCGAGCAGCCCGCCCTGGCGGCCCTGCTGACGGCGAGCGCTGCCGGCAAGAAGGGCGAAGTTCGCCTGGTCCTGACGGCCGAACGCGCCCAGGCGCTGCAGAAACGGGGGCTGGGTCCTTTGCCGGCCAACATCCCCGACCAGGATTACCGCCTGCTGGCGGTGGCCGGCAACCTCGCCGCCGAGGCGGTCCGGCAACTGGCCGACCCGACCGTGCCGGCCTTCGATGCCCAGGCCCTCGGCGTGACCTTGGTCAGCGATATTTCGCCGGCCTTCTGCCAGGGATCGATTGAGCTCGCCAAGGCGGCGCGCCTGCTGCCGGCGGCCATTCTGGTGCTGGTGCCGCGTGCCGGTCTCGATCATTGGGTCGACGCGGCCTTCCGGCTGGAAGCACGGGATCTTGCCCATTGGCGCCGCAATGCCGCCGCCAATCTGCGCCGGGTCAGTTCGGCGCGCGTGCCGCTGGAGGGTGCCGAAGAGGCGGAGATCATCGCCTTCCGCCCCCATGACGGCGGCAAGGAGCACCTCGCCATCGTCATCGGCAAGCTGGATACCACCAAGCCCGTGCTGACGCGGCTGCATTCGGAATGCTTCACCGGTGACCTTCTGGGGTCGCTGCGCTGCGATTGCGGCGAACAGCTGCGCGGCGCCATCTCGGCGATCGCCAATTCGGCACCTGATGGCGGCGGCAACGGCATTCTCCTCTATCTTGCCCAGGAAGGCCGCGGCATTGGCCTCGTCAACAAGCTCCGCGCCTATCGCCTCCAGGATGCCGGGGCGGATACGCTGGATGCCAACCTGCAACTGGGTTTCGGCGCCGATGAACGGCTCTACCAGCCGGCGGCTGAAATGCTGCGGCAGATGGGGGTGGGGGCGGTGCGCCTCCTCACCAATAACCCCGACAAGGTGACGGGCCTCGCGCAATGCGGCATCAATGTCACCGAACGCGTTCCGCATGTGTTCCCGTCGAACGACCATAACGAACGCTATCTCACCACCAAGGCGATGCGCTTCGGCCATATGTTCTGAAGCCGATCGACGGACTGGCACGACCATTGCTTGGTTAACCCTGACGGATCCCGGGTCGGTGCCTGGGATGGGTGCAGGGAAATTGCCGGTGGCCGAATACCCGAACATCACAGCGACCCCTTCAACGATACCGACCTATAGCCAGAACGGCGCGGTCAGTGGCGGAATCCTGCGACCTGGCGCCATCGACCAGACCGCCTTCCAGGAGCAGCTCCAAGCCCAATATCGACTGCAGAATCAAGGCAAGGCGCCTGCCGCCCCGACCGGATTGACGCTGGCCGACTATCGACGCCTGGCCGGGATACCATCGGTCGCAAGCGCCCCGCCACCACCCGCCGCGCAGGCCAACGCCGACGTCGCGAGCGGCCCCCAGATCGGGCCGATTTCGACGCCCACGGCACCATCGGGCGACGGCATCCCGACGCTGAGCTTGGCACAATTTGCCGCGCTGACCGGCATAACCCCGCCGGACGCGCCCCCGGCCGTCCCTGCCGAGGCGCCCCAGATCGCCGAGCTCACGACGGGCAATGCCGTCGGGACCGAAGACGTTGGCGTGCCGCTCGACCTGGCCGACGGCGTCCCGGTACAGGCTCCGGCCGAAGAAGTGGAGACCACTCCAGACACAACGACGGCAGATTCCGCGGTGACGGATAGCCGCATGGTGCTGCTCGATACCTATCCGGACCGCGATGAACAGCGCGCTCTTGCCGCCCAGGGCAAAAGCTGGCGAATGAATGAGACGCCCGGCGCGCGTGAACTGTTCCTGGGGCCTGACGGCGAATTCGGCTGGGATGATTTTGTCGACATCATCAACCCGCTCCAGCATATCCCGGTCGTGGCACAGATCTATCGTGCCGTGACGGGCGACCAGGCCTATGGCCTCTCGGCGTTCATTGGGGCAGCGCCTTTCGGTCCCTTGTCTCTGGCGGGCGCTGTGGTTGATACCGTCATCCGGAGCCAGACGGGCCACGACGCCGGCACCGACATGGCGGCGAAGATCCTCGGCATCGACAATCGGACGCCGGAAGAAGCCGATCTGCGCTTGAGCCCGGGCTATGCCGATGGCGCGGAATTGGCGCAGTCCGGCAGCGCGCCGATTCAGGTTGCGGATGCCAGCATGTCGCCAGCGAACACCGAGTCGGCCTGGACGCGCGATTCCGCCGGTATTGGCCGCGACTGAAACACCTGCATCTTCAAGCCCGGCTCTTGCCTGATGGTAGCCGAAAGGCCATGGTCGCCGCGGTGATTCGCATCATAGGTTTCTGGCATGCCGATCGGTTCCTGGCGCAAACTGGCTCTCGGCCTGCCCACATTGCTAGGCGCGCGGGCGCGCGGCTTCTTCATTCCCTATCGCTATGCGCATCGGGTGCGCCCGCCCGCAGGTTATGAGGTAGCCGGCGAACTCTTCAGGCGGTCGGCCGCCGATTTCATCGCATCACTGGCACAGCTCGATCGCTATCGCGATGACCTTGCGCGGATCGAGGCGATGGCACCGGCGCCGGCACCGCGCTGGAATCAGGATTGGTTTGGCACGCTCGATGCCGCCCTGCTCTATGCGATCATCCGCGCGCGTGCGCCGCGGTTGTTGCTGGAGATCGGCTCGGGTCATTCGACGCGCTTTGCAGCACGGGCGATCGCCGATGGCACCCTGTCGACGCGCCATATCGCCATCGACCCGGCACCACGCGCCGATTGCAGCCAATTGCCGGTCGATTTGCGCCGCTGTGTGCTGGAAGAGGCAGATTCCGGCATCTTCGCCAACCTCGCGGCAGGCGACATCCTGTTCATCGATTCCAGCCATATCCTGATGCCCGGCACCGACGTCGATCAATTGCTCAACAGCGTCCTGCCGCGCCTGCCAAAGGGCGTGCTGGTGCATATTCATGACATCTTCCTGCCGGACGACTATCCGCGTGATTGGCACTGGCGGAGTTACAACGAGCAGTCGGCGGTGTTGCCGTTGCTCACGGGCGGTGCCTATCGCCCGCTCTTTGCCAGCCGCTTTGTACAGACGCGGATGCAAAAAGAACTGGCAGCGTCGCTGGTGGCGACGCTGCCATGTCATCAGAACCTGGCGACGTCTCTCTGGCTCGAGAAAGCCTGAGAGGGCGACGCTGAGAGGGCGACGCTGCTAGGGCAGCGGCTTCACGGCCACTTCGCGGATCCAATAGCTGCCGCCGACATTGGTGAGCAGGATGCCGTCGAAATCGCCTGTCAGGCTCTTGTCGCTGGCGGCGATGACGGTCTGGCCGTCGAGCAGCACCGTCATCTTGCCGGTGGAATCGCGGCTGAATGTCAGCTCATGAGCATTGCCGTCTTCCAGATTGATGGCGCCGTTATAGCTGCCAAGCAAGGTGGCGCCGCTCGCCGCCACGCGCTGCAACAGCAGCGCCTGGGAATTGCCGGGCTGATAGGAGACGCGGTACTGGTTCTGCGCCGAGGCACCCTGATAGAGGCTGAGCTGCAGGCCGCCATAGCGATCCTTCGAGGTGAACTTGGTGCTGGCGGTGAAATTGCCCGGCAACTTTGCCTTGGTGTAGATCGCCGCATATTGCGGGTTGGCCTGCTGCGCCGTGCCCTGCGGGTTGAGAAGATTCCCGAGCAGCGAGTTGAGATTGGCTTGCTGGCGGATCTTGCTGACCAAGCCGCGATTGCTGCCTGATTTGTCAACCTGCCATGTACCGGCGGTGACTTTCCAGGTCGGGTTGGTTGCGAATTCGTTGTCGCTGAAATTGTCGAGGAAGGGCTGCGCCTGAGACACCATGGTGGCAGCTTCGTAATCCGCGATCAGCTTCTTGAGGTCGTCCAGAAAGTCCGGCGACGCTGCCTGGTCCTTTTCGGCCTGGGCGACCTTGGCCTTGAGGTCGGTCAGCAGCTTCTGCGTGGCCTTCCCTTGCTGGGTGCCGGTCCAGGGCTGGTAGGTGGGCACGGCGTTTTCGGCCAGGGCCGGGATGGTGGGCGCAAAGACGCTGCCGAAGGCGATGCCGGCACCGACCAGCACGGCAAGGGCCTTGATCGAGCCTGATTTGCGGCGTGAATTATCCATGACAGGGTTTCCTCTCTTCGGAAAGTTTCTTTACCTTGGTCCGATTCGCCCTCTGCTGCGACACTGGCAGGGCGGCGTGACATTGGGAGCGCGGCGCTTGGGTGTTGGAGTTGACCGGATCGTCGCCGGTTGCAGGCATTTTATCTTAACTACTGCAGCCAGCCTTCGTTCCCATTATGGGGTGAGATAGGTACCGTGCGGAAGGGCTTTGCCATACTTTTTCGTGATCTGGCCATTGTCGTCGTGTTCATGACGGCGGTGGTCGGGTTTACCGGTCGGAACGATTGGCCGCTCCTGGTCGTGTTGCTGGCGACAGCCCTTTCAGCCCTGGCCTTCATCGTGCTGCGGCACCAA
This Rhodospirillaceae bacterium DNA region includes the following protein-coding sequences:
- a CDS encoding MBL fold metallo-hydrolase yields the protein MSQSGGFSVRFWGVRGSLSCSGPEYVRYGGNTSCLEVRAGPHVLVFDAGTGIRQLGRELAAQGPVDADLFFTHTHIDHVVGLPFFAPLYVPGSQIRIWAGHLKPDRTLKESLAGLMAEPFFPVPLEIFSAQPVYHDFIAGETLEPYPGLKVQTCPLNHPNGATGYRVDWEGKSICYVTDCEHDPKALDPVILTLIEGADIVVYDSTYTDEEYTRFKGWGHSTWQEAVRLAESAHVKTLVLFHHDPSHDDTFMDKVAAEAAKLRPGTIVAQEGLVLTP
- a CDS encoding MFS transporter, whose product is MNVNREQTFWPVVLLGVGISAFGAFLQFKLPPVLPAFLNDYPHSADVAAGFMSVFAAVGLLASAPIGRLLERHALMWALLVGLGVAGLGIALGLVAPQSGLLMLVARGLEGFTFAIFALIGPVIANSAASRRDLGLVTGFIAAWIPIGQLLAGLLALAGADWRALWLINLALMVPLLGLALFQRRWLGPIKRPTAAARTIKTDLGLVIGAGIFLLWSLQFFAFMTWLTKYLTGELHLSARLAITAYLLPVVVVMLFNIATGWLLARGLKLLPALVAALLLQAVVWLSAPWLDGIPGILMLIAFGIGAGVAPACFFHLPHHLGQAGPKAYGVPMTGRNSGVFLGPILMAWLFQGTLGWAGAAFVVAGITTLAAVLALFLAPRLRLRDHLRQRAQGTSL
- a CDS encoding response regulator transcription factor, coding for MTHQRRILLVDDDEALRKTLAEQLAVDGEFTCVEAGTAAEALTVAQREKPDAILLDVGLPDGDGRQVCQSLRKAGISVPIIMVTASSGEADTIRGLDMGANDYISKPFRLGELLARLRAHLRQHEHSEDALIPIGPYVFKPNVKMLVDEKANKKIRLTEKETAILKYLYRAEQRAVGRETLLGEVWGYNAGVTTHTLETHVYRLRQKIEKDPAKAQILITDAGGYKLVP
- the ribA gene encoding GTP cyclohydrolase II, with the translated sequence MTPIDPAALDPSVWTATCLAQVERAVAELRRGGVVALLEGEKAALVLAAETVEQPALAALLTASAAGKKGEVRLVLTAERAQALQKRGLGPLPANIPDQDYRLLAVAGNLAAEAVRQLADPTVPAFDAQALGVTLVSDISPAFCQGSIELAKAARLLPAAILVLVPRAGLDHWVDAAFRLEARDLAHWRRNAAANLRRVSSARVPLEGAEEAEIIAFRPHDGGKEHLAIVIGKLDTTKPVLTRLHSECFTGDLLGSLRCDCGEQLRGAISAIANSAPDGGGNGILLYLAQEGRGIGLVNKLRAYRLQDAGADTLDANLQLGFGADERLYQPAAEMLRQMGVGAVRLLTNNPDKVTGLAQCGINVTERVPHVFPSNDHNERYLTTKAMRFGHMF
- a CDS encoding class I SAM-dependent methyltransferase; this encodes MPIGSWRKLALGLPTLLGARARGFFIPYRYAHRVRPPAGYEVAGELFRRSAADFIASLAQLDRYRDDLARIEAMAPAPAPRWNQDWFGTLDAALLYAIIRARAPRLLLEIGSGHSTRFAARAIADGTLSTRHIAIDPAPRADCSQLPVDLRRCVLEEADSGIFANLAAGDILFIDSSHILMPGTDVDQLLNSVLPRLPKGVLVHIHDIFLPDDYPRDWHWRSYNEQSAVLPLLTGGAYRPLFASRFVQTRMQKELAASLVATLPCHQNLATSLWLEKA